ACTGGAGTTGGAAAAACGGAACTTACAAAAGCTCTGGCAGCAAATTATTTTGGATCGGTACAGCTTCCTTAACAATGTAACGTTGACACATGATATGGTCATTGGACGAATTTCTTCATCCCCGGTTTTTCTTTGGTTATTGCAGGAGGAATCTATGCTGAGATTAGACATGAGTGAATACATGGAGCGTCATACTGTGAGCAAGTTGATAGGTTCACCTCCCGGATATGTTGGTTTTGAAGAAGGTGGAATGCTCACTGAAGCTATCAGGAGACGTCCTTTCACAGTTGTCTTGTTCGATGAGATAGAGAAAGCTCATCCGGATATCTTCAATATTCTTCTCCAATTGTTCGAAGATGGCCATCTAACCGATTCACAGGTATG
This DNA window, taken from Camelina sativa cultivar DH55 unplaced genomic scaffold, Cs unpScaffold03935, whole genome shotgun sequence, encodes the following:
- the LOC109131737 gene encoding chaperone protein ClpD, chloroplastic-like, with the translated sequence EESMLRLDMSEYMERHTVSKLIGSPPGYVGFEEGGMLTEAIRRRPFTVVLFDEIEKAHPDIFNILLQLFEDGHLTDSQGRRVSFKNALIIMTSNVGSTAIAKGRHGSIGFILEDDKEAASYTGMKSL